Part of the Desulfolutivibrio sulfoxidireducens genome is shown below.
TTCGAGGATTTCGAGGCCATCCCGGTTTTGCGCAAAAAGGACCTGATCGCCCTGCAGGGGGCGGGAGAGCGCCTGGGCGGACTTTTGGCCCACGACTTCGGGACCTTGCGCCGCATCTACCAGTCGCCCGGACCCATCTTCGACCCTGAGGGGCGCGGCCGGGATTATTGGGGGTTCACCGAGGCCTTCTATGCCGCCGGGTTCCGGCCCGGGGATGTGGTGCAGATGACCTTCAGCTACCATCTGACTCCGGCCGGGCACATGCTGGAGGAGCCTTTGCGCGAGATCGGCTGCGCCGTGATCCCGGCCGGCCCGGGCAACACCGAAAAACAGATTGAGCTTCTGACCTCGCTGCCGGTCACGGGCTTCGTGGGCATGGCCAGCTACCTGCGGGTCATCGGCGAAAAGGCCCGGGCCGCCGGGTACGACCTCAAAAAGGACATGGGCCTTCAGGTGGCCTTCGTGGCCGCCGAACGGCTGACCGAATCGCTTCGCGCCGAGGTGGAGGGCGACTTCGGGATCGTCGTGCGCCAGGGATACGGCACGGCCGACGTCGGATGCATCGCCTACGAATGCCGGGAACTGGGGGGCATGCACGTCACCTCCCGGGGCGTTGTCGAGATCTGCGACCCCCAGACGGGCCGGACCGTGCCCCTGGGCCAGACAGGGGAGGTGGTGTTCACGCCTTTTTGCGACGCCTATCCCCTGGTTCGCCTGGCCACCGGGGACCTGTCCCGGTTCGTGGCCGAACCCTGCGCCTGCGGCCGGACCTCGCGGCGGCTGGCCGGGATCGTGGGCCGGGTGGACGATACGGCCAAGGTCAAGGGGCAGTTCATCTATCCCGGCCAGGCGGCCGAGGTTGCGGCGCGGTTTCCGGGCATCGCCGGCTTTCGGATCGTGGTGGACAACCCCGGGGGGCGCGACGCCATCACGGTGGAGCTTGTCCGCCGGGGGCCGGTGGACGAAACAGCCTTCGCCGCCGCTTTTCAGGATCGCCTGAAGCTGCGGCCCCGGGTGGCGTTTTTGCCGCAGGGGGAGACGCTGCCCGAGAACGGTCCGCTCCTGGTTGACCGGAGGCGGTACGACAATTAATTTTTTTTCATGAAACCGTTCGGGAGGGCATGAAACCCCTAGTCAAAGCCGAAACAAGGGCGTATAGGAGACCTCGGCTGAGGATTATCCGGCCATGTGGCGGCATGTGCCGCCTGAAGCCCTTGGCTGGGGGAAGAGTCGTGCAAATCAAGGAGGAACGGATATGACCGGATCGATTCGCAAGTTGTCCTTCGTGGCCATCGCGTTGGCACTGTGCCTGTTTCTGGCCCAGCGTCCCGCGTCGGCCGCGGATGTGGCCGCACAGGGCACCTTCCATCTGACCCCGGAGGCTGGTATCTACGGAGCCGGGCAAAAGAGTGTGAACACCATCTTCACCGTCGGCGCCAGCGTCGGCTACTTCGTCATCGATGGCCTGTCCCTGGGTGCTGAATTTCTGTACTACAACATCAACCAGAGCGACCTGTATGACGACGTCGTGAGCTACTACGGCGGCAGCCGCAAGTTCCACAGCACCGTCAACGGGTTCGGCACCAACTTCCTGGTCCGGTACTATGTGGTCCACCAGGACAATTTCGCCCTGTTCCTGGGTTCCGGTATCGGCGGTCTGTTTACCGATCATCGCGCCCCGGCCTGGGAGAACGACAAGCAGGGCAATTACAGCAACTGGACCGTGCCTGTTGACCTGGGCGTGGCCATCAATCTGTCCGACACCGTCAGCCTGGATCTTACCGGTCGCTATCAGCGCATCGGCTTCACCAAGGCCGGCATCGACGCCTTCGGCGGTCACGCCGGCATCCGGATCAGCTTCTAGCTTCGGTCCGTTTCAATCCGCTTTGCAAGGCCCGCCTCCCCACGGAGACGGGCCTTTTTTACGCCTAGCGGATCGCGCCGACAGGGGGGTGGGGCATTTCCCAGCCCGCCCCGGCGCACCCATCGCGGTTTATCGCTTCTCGTCGTCGATCCGCACCAGGACCTTCCTGGCCCCGGG
Proteins encoded:
- a CDS encoding outer membrane beta-barrel protein yields the protein MTGSIRKLSFVAIALALCLFLAQRPASAADVAAQGTFHLTPEAGIYGAGQKSVNTIFTVGASVGYFVIDGLSLGAEFLYYNINQSDLYDDVVSYYGGSRKFHSTVNGFGTNFLVRYYVVHQDNFALFLGSGIGGLFTDHRAPAWENDKQGNYSNWTVPVDLGVAINLSDTVSLDLTGRYQRIGFTKAGIDAFGGHAGIRISF
- a CDS encoding phenylacetate--CoA ligase family protein; amino-acid sequence: MPRPRPDGYISPLETMDPRERRDRKRRLLQEHLARAYAGCAAFRRRLDQAGIAPGDVRTFEDFEAIPVLRKKDLIALQGAGERLGGLLAHDFGTLRRIYQSPGPIFDPEGRGRDYWGFTEAFYAAGFRPGDVVQMTFSYHLTPAGHMLEEPLREIGCAVIPAGPGNTEKQIELLTSLPVTGFVGMASYLRVIGEKARAAGYDLKKDMGLQVAFVAAERLTESLRAEVEGDFGIVVRQGYGTADVGCIAYECRELGGMHVTSRGVVEICDPQTGRTVPLGQTGEVVFTPFCDAYPLVRLATGDLSRFVAEPCACGRTSRRLAGIVGRVDDTAKVKGQFIYPGQAAEVAARFPGIAGFRIVVDNPGGRDAITVELVRRGPVDETAFAAAFQDRLKLRPRVAFLPQGETLPENGPLLVDRRRYDN